A single genomic interval of Melitaea cinxia chromosome 18, ilMelCinx1.1, whole genome shotgun sequence harbors:
- the LOC123662170 gene encoding phosphatidylinositol N-acetylglucosaminyltransferase subunit H-like, whose product MSSTLKIIQQENVNGVNLSLKVESRCKSPNSQRFTISYKNEEKRSKWPLKSLFLAVIFNVLALLYVRISVQAMIIIIIVLSFLVFFWITHSVQSESVLVIPTVGVQSSVKYVFGREDYFVPWTFIDDIIINEVIKLNRVLYFLTLIVKTGSSGQDTETTKLIPLFKYTKPRLLMLETIYKELQELLTASTNEAKEV is encoded by the exons atgtCCAGTACTCTCAAAATTATACAGCAGGAAAATGTAAATGGTGTCAATTTATCGTTAAAAGTCGAAAGTCGTTGTAAATCTCCCAACTCTCAGAGATTTACTATATCTTacaaaaatgaagaaaaaagatCTAAATGGCCCTTGAAGTCATTATTTTTAgctgtaatttttaatgttttagctTTATTATATGTGCGTATAAGTGTTCAGGccatgataattataattattgttttatcatttttgGTTTTTTTCTGGATTACACATAGTGTTCAGTCTG AAAGTGTTCTAGTCATACCGACAGTGGGAGTACAGAGTTCAGTGAAATATGTTTTTGGTCGGGAAGATTATTTTGTACCATGGACATTTAttgatgatattattattaatgaagttATAAAACTG aatcgtgtgttatattttcttacaCTCATTGTTAAAACTGGCAGCTCAGGACAAGACACTGAGACGACAAAGCTAATACCATTGTTTAAG tacACGAAACCACGACTTTTAATGTTGGAGACCATATATAAAGAATTACAAGAACTATTGACGGCATCAACAAATGAAGCAAAGGAAGTGTAA
- the LOC123662493 gene encoding uncharacterized protein LOC123662493, which produces MEDLPEFKAVVSFLESYDVDIEYFIESINDFLGNLDRVQRRILRNPLKQLSGRDPSAFIRDRMELFPKEKMTALYEKKLAEDEGFQYAMESFFSVEWNEIYIAIWQNNAFLNEVSSLKENGIDVALMLFMKFAITFLALVALSYAAPQPRKLFHEHFEDFTDVIVEEVGQELNELMEQYLQFDEFLVSLNYLVTPNFRNLVYEMEDLPEFKAVVEFLEGHEIDIQFFIDTVNTFVDGVARRSLRQSVSGRDFTAFMQDSIAIFPNEKLVALYDEKVAEDEAFRLAMESFYSDEWNEIYNALWENETFLNEVATLKENGIDVEVLLLEARAVLGLQ; this is translated from the exons ATGGAAGATTTACCAGAGTTTAAAGCG GTTGTAAGCTTTTTGGAGAGCTATGACGTCGACATCGAATATTTCATAGAATCTATTAATGACTTTCTCGGCAA tttagatagaGTTCAAAGAAGAATTCTACGTAATCCTCTAAAGCAGTTAAGTGGCCGCGATCCATCAGCCTTTATTCGAGATCGTATGGAATTATTCCCCAAAGAGAAAATGACTGCTTTGTACGAAAAGAAACTAGCTGAAGATGAGGGATTCCAGTACGCAATGGAAAGCTTCTTTTCCGTGGAATGGAATGAGATATACATCGCTATCTGGCAGAATAACGCTTTCCTGAACGAAGTTTCAAGCCTAAAGGAAAACGGAATCGACGTTGCATTGATGTTATTT ATGAAGTTCGCAATTACTTTCCTCGCTCTGGTAGCCCTCAGCTACGCAGCTCCTCAACCAAGGAAGCTGTTCCACGAACATTTTGAAGACTTCACCGATGTCATCGTGGAAGAAGTTGGTCAAGAACTTAACGAATTAATGGAACAGTACTTGCAGTTCGACGAATTCCTAGTTTCACTTAACTACCTCGTTACTCCTAATTTCAGAAACTTGGTATATGAAATGGAAGATTTACCAGAATTTAAAGCC gtggTAGAGTTCTTGGAAGGTCATGAGATTGACATTCAATTCTTTATTGATACTGTCAACACTTTCGTTG ATGGTGTTGCAAGGAGAAGTCTACGCCAGTCGGTCAGTGGCCGTGATTTTACCGCATTTATGCAAGACAGTATCGCTATATTCCCCAATGAAAAACTGGTTGCTCTGTATGATGAGAAAGTGGCAGAAGATGAGGCATTCAGACTAGCTATGGAGAGCTTCTACAGCGACGAATGGAACGAGATATACAACGCTCTCTGGGAAAATGAAACGTTCCTAAATGAAGTTGCGACCCTTAAGGAAAATGGAATTGACGTTGAAGTTCTTTTACTTGAAGCCAGAGCCGTATTAGGACTTCAATAA